A portion of the Lathamus discolor isolate bLatDis1 chromosome 5, bLatDis1.hap1, whole genome shotgun sequence genome contains these proteins:
- the DDO gene encoding D-aspartate oxidase codes for MAAPKVAVVGAGVIGLSTALCIMETCPSCSVTILSEQFSPNTTSDVAAGMLIPHTYPDTPIHVQKLWFKETFTYLFAISNSAEASEAGIHLVSGWQVFKTTPKEELPFWSDVVLGFRPMSKAELQKFPQHQSGQAFTTLKCDCPPYLLWLEKRLKASGVQMYTRKVADLWELHSKYDIIVNCAGIGAHQLVGDKKLLPVRGQVLKVHAPWVKNFIRDGDGLTYIYPGIHRITLGGTREKENWSLSPDPGTTKDIFDRCCSLEPSLRGAQDIQVKVGLRPSRRCVRLQREVLSQGGVKLLVVHNYGHGAGGFSVHRGTAKEAACLVGECIASLQGSSSKAKL; via the exons ATGGCAGCACCCAAGGTCGCAGTGGTTGGTGCGGGAGTCATCGGCCTGTCCACAGCACTGTGCATCATGGAGACTTGTCCCAGCTGCTCCGTGACCATCCTTTCAGAGCAGTTCAGCCCCAACACAACAAGTGATGTTGCAGCCGGGATGCTCATCCCTCACACCTACCCAG ACACACCGATCCACGTGCAGAAGCTGTGGTTCAAAGAGACCTTTACTTACCTTTTTGCCATCAGTAACTCAGCTGAGGCATCAGAGGCCGGCATTCACCTGGTTTCTGG GTGGCAGGTCTTTAAAACCACTCCCAAGGAAGAGTTACCTTTCTGGTCGGATGTTGTCCTGGGATTTCGACCAATGTCCAAAGCAGAACTCCAGAAGTTTCCACAGCATCAATCTGGTCAGGCCTTTACAACACTGAAATGTGACTGTCCGCCCTACCTGTTGTGGCTGGAGAAAAG GTTGAAAGCAAGTGGCGTCCAGATGTACACCAGAAAAGTTGCAGACCTGTGGGAGCTGCATAGCAAATATGACATCATCGTCAACTGTGCGGGCATTGGAGCCCACCAGCTGGTAGGGGACAAGAAGCTCCTTCCTGTCAGGGGACAAGTACTCAAGGTTCATGCTCCTTGGGTGAAAAACTTCATCCGGGATGGGGATGGCTTAACTTACATCTACCCAGGGATACACAGGATAACCCTGGGGGGAACCAGGGAAAAGGAGAACTGGAGTCTCTCCCCTGACCCTGGGACTACCAAAGACATCTTTGACAGATGCTGCTCCCTTGAGCCCTCACTGCGGGGAGCTCAGGATATTCAGGTGAAGGTGGGCTTGAGGCCATCCAGGCGGTGTGTGAGGCTGCAGAGAGAGGTCTTGAGTCAAGGAGGAGTTAAGCTCCTGGTGGTCCACAACTATGGTCATGGTGCAGGTGGCTTTTCGGTGCACAGGGGCACAGCCAAAGAAGCTGCTTGCCTCGTGGGAGAGTGCATTGCTTCCCTGCAAGGCTCCTCATCAAAGGCCAAGCTTTGA
- the SLC22A16 gene encoding solute carrier family 22 member 16 isoform X2, whose translation MALGSELLFDSLGHFGRFQACVYFATVFQAMSCGIHYLASVFMAVTPKFVCGIPGNVSSILFRNSSESSIEDIWTLWASAENYIVVQLENGEIWELDQCSRSKREVSLDLTYEYDGNKSIFSCSDGFLYDDTKWKSTVVTQWDLVCDREWLAKLIQPTFMLGVLFGAVIFGDIADRLGRQRVIWFTSTGQFVFGIAVAFAFDYYSFVIVRFLLAMVSSGYLVVAFVYVTEFVGIKARTWASMHVHAFFAMGIMVVALVGFLVRTWWVYQIFLSIATLPFILCCWMLPETPFWLLSKERYEDAQKVIHIMARWNKVSTPCKVSELYSVQQDDLVSGRMSDGDTSSTKKHNILDLFCNWHIARRTITVWLIWFTGSLGYYVFSLSSVSLGGNEYLNLFLIGAVELPCYVIACIGMDKLGRRNTLIPFLILSALICVLIMFIPQDFNILIILANMAGKFSIGVAFGLIYLYTAELYPTIVRSLAVGSGSMMCRVGSVVAPFCVYLRSVWIFMPLLLVGIMALLSGILTIMLPETLGKPLTNTLVEATEMGRNKKSCSEKTPSAHSGAPLEKIEMFGQENSQH comes from the exons ATTTCAAGCATGTGTTTATTTTGCAACTGTCTTTCAAGCTATGTCATGTGGTATCCATTACTTAGCATCTGTGTTCATGGCTGTTACTCCTAAATTTGTGTGTGGGATCCCTGGAAATGTGAGTAGTATTCTTTTCCGCAACTCCTCCGAATCAAGTATAGAAGACATCTGGACACTATGGGCATCAGCAGAAAATTACATTGTAGTCCAGCTGGAAAATGGAGAAATTTGGGAACTTGATCAGTGCAGCAGATCCAAACGAGAAGTCAGTTTGGATCTGACATATGAATATGATGGCAACAAGTCCATATTTTCTTGTTCTGATGGATTTCTCTATGATGATACAAAGTGGAAGAGCACTGTTGTTACACAGTGGGATCTGGTCTGTGACCGAGAATGGCTTGCAAAATTAATCCAGCCTACATTCATGCTTGGAGTCTTGTTTGGAGCAGTGATTTTTGGTGACATTGCTGACAG ACTGGGAAGACAGCGTGTTATATGGTTCACAAGTACTGGTCAGTTTGTATTTGGCATCGCAGTGGCCTTCGCATTCGACTACTACAGTTTTGTGATTGTGCGCTTCCTCCTTGCTATG GTTTCAAGTGGCTATCTGGTTGTGGCTTTTGTTTATGTGACTGAATTTGTTGGCATTAAAGCACGAACCTGGGCTTCTATGCATGTCCATGCTTTTTTTGCTATGGGAATTATGGTTGTGGCACTCGTGGGATTTTTGGTTCGGACCTGGTGGGTCTATCAGATATTTCTCTCCATAGCAACTCTTCCCTTTATCTTGTGCTGCTGGATGCTCCCAGAAACACCTTTTTGGCTCCTGTCAAAGGAAAGATACGAAGATGCACAAAAAGTAATTCATATAATGGCAAGATGGAATAAAGTAAGCACTCCGTGCAAAGTTTCTGAACTCTACTCTGTCCAGCAAGATGATTTAGTGAGTGGCAGAATGAGTGACGGTGACACATCCTCAACAAAGAAGCACAACATCTTAGACCTGTTTTGTAACTGGCACATTGCAAGAAGAACCATCACAGTCTGGCTGATCTGGTTCACTGGGAGCTTGGGGTACTACGTCTTCTCCCTCAGTTCTGTCAGTCTAGGAGGCAATGAATATTTAAATCTCTTTCTCATAG GTGCTGTGGAGTTGCCTTGCTATGTCATTGCTTGCATTGGGATGGACAAACTGGGAAGGAGAAACACACTCATTCCGTTCCTTATTTTAAGTGCACTGATCTGTGTTTTAATTATGTTCATACCTCAG GATTTCAATATATTAATTATCTTGGCAAATATGGCTGGAAAATTTTCAATAGGTGTGGCATTTGGCCTTATATATCTCTACACAGCAGAACTATACCCAACAATTGTAAG ATCACTTGCTGTTGGAAGTGGAAGCATGATGTGTCGTGTAGGAAGTGTGGTTGCTCCTTTCTGTGTATATCTGAGAAGTGTCTGGATTTTCATGCCACTT TTGCTTGTTGGGATCATGGCTCTTCTGAGTGGAATATTAACAATAATGCTTCCAGAAACACTGGGAAAACCATTGACTAATACTTTGGTGGAAGCtacagaaatgggaagaaacaagaaaagctgTTCAGAAAAGACTCCTTCAGCACATAGTGGTGCACCATTAGAAAAGATAGAGATGTTTGGTCAAGAAAACAGTCAGCACTGA